The DNA region TTTAGCTTTCCATTTAGAGTTATCCACAAAAAAAGATGGGACACAACAATTATTGTCATGTCTCATCTAATTTCGTGTAGCTAAGAAATAGTCAAACGACGAGTTTATTCTGCTACTTTTTTCTTTTTACTTGCTTTTTCACGTTCGTTTTTGTTTAAAATTTGTTTTCTTAAACGGATGCTTTCTGGTGTTACTTCACAGTACTCATCTTCATTTAAGAATTCTAATGATTCTTCTAATGTAAGCTTTTTAGGTTTTTTGATCACTGACGTTTGGTCTTTAGTTGCAGAACGTACGTTGGTCATTTGTTTAGCCTTCGTGATATTTACTGTTAAGTCATTATCACGGTTATTCTCACCGATGATCATTCCTTCGTAAACTTCAGTTGTTGGTTCTACAAAGACTGTTCCGCGTTCTTCAATACTCATGATACTATACGTAGTTGCTTTACCTGTATCGATAGAAACAAGTGCGCCTTGGTGACGTCCACCGATCGTTCCTTGGATCATCGGTAAGTATTGATCAAAAGTATGGTGCATGATTCCATAACCACGAGTCATTGATAAGAACTCAGTTGTATAACCGATCAAACCACGAGCTGGCGCTAAGAAAATCAAACGAATTTGACCATTACCAGTATGGATCATGTCTTGCATTTCACCTTTACGTTGGCTTAATGATTCAATGACACTACCCATATATTCTTCCGGTGTATCGATTTGAACACGTTCAAAAGGTTCACATTTTACACCTTCGATCTCACGTTCAATAACTTCTGGACGAGATACTTGTAATTCATACCCTTCACGGCGCATGTTTTCGATCAAGATCGACAAGTGCAATTCACCACGACCAGAAACAGTCCAAGCATCTGGAGCAATTGGTTCTACGCGTAGTGATACGTCTGTTTGTAATTCCGCCATCAAGCGTTCTTCGATTTTACGCGCTGTGACAAATTTACCTTCACGACCGGCAAAGGGAGAGTTATTTACTAAGAATGTCATTTGTAATGTTGGTTCGTCGATGTGTAGAATCGGTAAAGCTTCTTGATGTGCTACATCAGCAACTGTTTCTCCAACGAAAATATCTTCCATACCAGAAACAGCAATCAAATCCCCAGCTTTTGCTTCATTGATCTCAACACGTTGTAAGCCGAAGAAACCAAAGATTTTCGTTACACGGAAATTTTTCACGCTGC from Enterococcus sp. 9D6_DIV0238 includes:
- the typA gene encoding translational GTPase TypA, producing MKYREDIRNVAIIAHVDHGKTTLVDELLKQSQTLDGHTQLQERAMDSNAIESERGITILAKNTAVDYNGTRINILDTPGHADFGGEVERIMKMVDGVVLVVDAYEGTMPQTRFVLKKALEQKVTPIVVVNKIDKPSARPEHVVDEVLELFIELGADDDQLDFPVVYASALNGTSSNSDNPEDQEPTMAPIFDQIINHVPAPVDNSDEPLQFQVSLLDYNDYVGRIGIGRVFRGTMKVGDQVALMKLDGSVKNFRVTKIFGFFGLQRVEINEAKAGDLIAVSGMEDIFVGETVADVAHQEALPILHIDEPTLQMTFLVNNSPFAGREGKFVTARKIEERLMAELQTDVSLRVEPIAPDAWTVSGRGELHLSILIENMRREGYELQVSRPEVIEREIEGVKCEPFERVQIDTPEEYMGSVIESLSQRKGEMQDMIHTGNGQIRLIFLAPARGLIGYTTEFLSMTRGYGIMHHTFDQYLPMIQGTIGGRHQGALVSIDTGKATTYSIMSIEERGTVFVEPTTEVYEGMIIGENNRDNDLTVNITKAKQMTNVRSATKDQTSVIKKPKKLTLEESLEFLNEDEYCEVTPESIRLRKQILNKNEREKASKKKKVAE